In the genome of Natronomonas salina, the window GCGTGTCGCCGACGGCGGCGACGATGTCGGTCTCGGTGATGATGCCCTCGATGCGGCCCTCGCCGACGATGAGCGAACCGATGCTGTTCTCGTCGAGCAGGCGCGCGGCCTGGGCCATCGTGGCCTCCGGGGAGACCGTCTGGACGGGCGAGGTCATCAACTCCTCGACGTTAGAGTCTTGTTCCGGCATACTCCAACAGACCGAGCGAACGGCCATAAGCCTACGCCCTGTAGTCGCTGGTCGCCTATCCGAGTCGACTCCGGTCCTGGGTCACCCCGACCGGTAGACGCCCTTCCGGGCCCGCCTCGTCAGCTTCCGCTCGGCCCGGCGCTTGAGGAGGAGGCCGACGACGTAGGCCGCGGCGGCCACGACGACCAGGAGGAGGGCAGGTCCGAACAGCTCCCGGGCGACCGAGACCGCGCGAAGGTCAGCGCCCTTTAGGACCGCCGGTAGGTACTGTACCGCGGGCGCGAAGACGGCGACGACGGCGCCGAACTGGAGGGCGGTGCCGAGGGCTTCCGACGGGAGGCGCTTGCGCGACAGGTACGCGGACACGACCAGCCAGCAGGCTGCGGCCCCCCACGGCGCGACGTCGGCTCGCAGCAGCGTCCATCCCGCCCCGAGGGCGAAGAAGATCCCGACGACCTGGGCGGTGACGTAGACGGTCACCGGTCGTCGCTCGCGCCGCGTTGCCGGGGTCATCACTCAGCGGCTGGTAGGGCCCCTCGTATAATAATTTTTGTAGACGTCGAGTCAAAATATTCAACCAGTTGAAGCGAACCGGGAGCGGCGGTACCGGTGCGGTCAGGGGTCCCAGTCGCTCCGGCAGTCGTCGTCGCAGAAGTGGGCCGTCTCGACCTGGTCGTCCTCGGTCCACGTGACGACCCGGTGTGTCGACTCGCTCACGATCGGTTCTCCGCAGACCTCGCATCTCGGCGCGTCGTCCTCGGTGACGTCCTCGCCGAGGTCCGAAGTGGGGTCGACCATCTTGTGGTACGGTCGGCAGGCACCCATATGAACGATTATGTTCGCGCAGGCCTCCCGGCCCGCGACCGCTCGTACGGGCGGTCACTCCGGCCGTTCGTAGCTGGAATCGAACATCTGTGCGGACATGGGCGCCGGGTCGCCCTCGGTGAGGTTGTACTCCGAGAAGTCGTCGACGCCGGCCTCCTTCAGGAAGTCCTCGTCGTAGACCGCCTGCCCCGTGAACTCCGCGGGGTCGCGGCCCAGCATCTCGAGGACGGTGTCGGCGACGATCTGGGGCGTCCGCCAGTCGTCCTCGGTCCCCATCCCGAAGTACCGTGTCGCGCGGGTGTCGATGGCCGTGACGGGCCAGAAGGAGTTGCAGCCGATGTCGTAGCCGCCGAGTTCGGTCGCCAGCGAGAGCGTGATGAACGACATGCCCATCTTCGACCAGGCGTAGGGGGCCTCGCCGGGCGCGCGGTCGACGGTCACCGGCGGCGCGTTCGCGAGGATCCAGGCGTCCTCCTCGACGTCCTTGAGGTGGTCGATGAACGCGCGGGTGGTGAGGTAGGTGCCCCGGACGTTCACGTCGGTCAGCAGGTCGAATCGGTTCGCCGGCAGGTCCTCGACGTTAGCCATCTGGATGGCGCTGGCGTTGTTGATGACGATGTTGACCTCGCCGAAGTGGTCGATGGCCTCCTGGGCGGCGGCCTCGACGTTCTCCTCCTCGCGGACGTTCAGCTGGATCGGGTAGGCCTCGACGCCCTTCTCGCGGCACTCCCGGGCGGTCTGCTCGATGGTGCCCTCGAGGTCCTTGTCCTCGCCGTAGTCGTCCTCCTCGCTGGTCTTGCCCGTGGAGACGATGTTGCAGCCCTGTTCGGCCAGCGACAGCGCGAGGGCCTTCCCGATACCGCGGGTGGTGCCGGTGATGAAGGCGGTCTGTCCCGAAAGATCCGGTGGATTCAGCGACATACCCCTCCCATCCGCGGGCTCCGCCTTAAATCCCGAGAAGAGTGGTAACGTCTGCGAGCCCTCGATGGGCCGTCGGACCCCCGCTGGCGGTTCAGCGGTCCTTCGTGACCGACTCGCCGGGTTCGGTGGTCGCCTCCGCCGACAGCACGAGCCCGGGCGATAGGCTGCTGTTGATCCCCGTCTTCGCGCCCGGTCCGGCGACGACGCCGTACTTCCGGCGGCCGGTCTCGACGCGGTCGCCCTTCACCGTCTGGGCGACGGGCTCGCCGTCGTGCCTGAGGTTCGCGACCTGCGTCCCCGCGCCGAAGTTGACGTCCGTCCCCAGGAGGCTGTCGCCGACGTACGAGAGGTGCGGGACGTTCGACCCCTGCATGACGACGGAGTTCTTGATCTCGACGCCGTGACCGATGTGGCAGTCCTCGCCGACGAGCGTCGCGCCCCGGACGTAGGCGTTCGGCCCGACGTCGGCGCCGGACTTCACGAGCGCCGGCCCCTCGATGACGACGCCCTGTTCGATTGTGGCACCTTCCTCGACGACGACGTCGCCGCGGAGGTCGGCGTCGCCCTTCACCTCGCCGTCGACCCGCCCCTCCAGTTCGTCGAGCTTCCACTCGTTGGCCTCGAGGAGCTCCCACGGTCGGCCCACGCCGAGCCACCGTTCGACGGGGACGGCCCGGACCTCCCGCTCGGCGACCAGCCGCTCGACGACGTCGGTGATCTCGTACTCGCCGCGCTCGCTCATCTCGACGTCGGAGAGCCACTCGATGGCCGCCTCGGGGAAGTGGTAGAGGCCGACGTTGACCCGGTCGCTCGGCGGGTCCTCGGGCTTCTCGACGACGTCGGTCACCACGTCGCCGTCCAGCGAGAAGACGCCGTACGGTCGGGGGTCCTCGACCTGGTAGGCGCCGACGGCCGGGCAGTTCTCGAAGAGCGCCTGGACGGCTGCGGTGTCGTAGAGGTCGTCGCCGTTCAGGACGACGAAGTCGCCGTCCAGCTGGTCGCTCGCCGCGTCGACGGCGTGGGCGGTGCCGAGCTGTTCCTCCTGGACCGCGTAGGAAACCTCGACGCCGCGGTACTCGGCGCCGAAGTGCTCGCGGACCGCGTCGGCCTCGTAG includes:
- a CDS encoding DUF7576 family protein — its product is MVDPTSDLGEDVTEDDAPRCEVCGEPIVSESTHRVVTWTEDDQVETAHFCDDDCRSDWDP
- a CDS encoding SDR family oxidoreductase, coding for MSLNPPDLSGQTAFITGTTRGIGKALALSLAEQGCNIVSTGKTSEEDDYGEDKDLEGTIEQTARECREKGVEAYPIQLNVREEENVEAAAQEAIDHFGEVNIVINNASAIQMANVEDLPANRFDLLTDVNVRGTYLTTRAFIDHLKDVEEDAWILANAPPVTVDRAPGEAPYAWSKMGMSFITLSLATELGGYDIGCNSFWPVTAIDTRATRYFGMGTEDDWRTPQIVADTVLEMLGRDPAEFTGQAVYDEDFLKEAGVDDFSEYNLTEGDPAPMSAQMFDSSYERPE
- the glmU gene encoding bifunctional sugar-1-phosphate nucleotidylyltransferase/acetyltransferase; the encoded protein is MQTVILAAGEGTRMRPLTETVPKPMLPVADRPLCAHTADAAVEAGASELVFVVGYEADAVREHFGAEYRGVEVSYAVQEEQLGTAHAVDAASDQLDGDFVVLNGDDLYDTAAVQALFENCPAVGAYQVEDPRPYGVFSLDGDVVTDVVEKPEDPPSDRVNVGLYHFPEAAIEWLSDVEMSERGEYEITDVVERLVAEREVRAVPVERWLGVGRPWELLEANEWKLDELEGRVDGEVKGDADLRGDVVVEEGATIEQGVVIEGPALVKSGADVGPNAYVRGATLVGEDCHIGHGVEIKNSVVMQGSNVPHLSYVGDSLLGTDVNFGAGTQVANLRHDGEPVAQTVKGDRVETGRRKYGVVAGPGAKTGINSSLSPGLVLSAEATTEPGESVTKDR